TTTTTTGAAAATtgcggagtttgcttgattttgcaataaattcaGCGATCGCAAAATCGCAAAATCCTAAAGGACTGTAAATTATTACAACacttctctccccagtctggcataaATGCCTCggtgcctggtcgggaaatgtcatgccccttaccatagctgcctgctgtgagcttcagtgtaaatattgtgtcgaaatcaaaacaatttgagcacaatttaaacccagatgattgtaaccactctaagttcatctgcttgggaaagctagcgtgtctctgacatagtgataacactcgttgccttctctagtgcagctcaaccaggtctcgtcccattcgttggTATTTGTGATATAACAAAtgccggaaaatatgcgttgaaGTCCAAACAAGTCgctcgttgtagtttttgaaaagtgattactgtcaaataaaatatctccttttgaagttgactttgagatttgtaactttgcagactttttttttttaatgctcaaacagcaacattacagactaacttaAGTTGAAAAAGGGAAAAAGCTTAATAGAACCAGACGCAGATGCAGTGAAATGAAATAAACCTTCACAAATTTGCATCGCGTTTTCTAAACGTTTAAACTGGCAAAATGGCATCTAAAAAATGTGCTgaatatgcattctgtgtgaatggcttggtttcggTTTTAACCTTATCAAGATTTTCTACGCATTGAGCTAatatatttctctaatattttgaacGAATAATGCAGCCATGGCGCGTTTCGTGGGCTATagactaacaaaacattaaaatgcaacttACGTCACTTACATCATCATTCACCGCATCTCGTGCACCGCTGATAACGCTCCCTGATGCACACCTAACATTCGATTGTACCATTTCTGCattcaaatacaaatgttttttaaatttgactaatattcattttttttattcacaatctcctcatcacaggcaggcattacagcatgtgtttgtgttgctgtctgtgtcACTCATAACACGTGTCTATATCCTGCGctatatctaattttttttctatcgTTTTATCGATAAAGGTGTACCGTTGATAAATATTGATACCGTTTTATTGCCTAGGCCCTAATCTGCAGcagtgtttttataataatttctgtaAAACTCAGTTTAAAACAagctaatcaaacacacacaggactTTAGATTTATATTAGATGAGCAAAACCTGTCTGAGAGCACAGCAGATTGCTGAAGCAGGAACATCAGTAACAGATTTAAAGTGAGATTAGCGAGAGTCAGATaccaatttaacaaaaaacagaacattttagagATTTCTGCAATGCTTCTGTAATGTGAACAATATTTAAGTGAGAATTAGGTCGTCCTTACCTCATAGCACCAATCTTTCCCTTCTCCATGAAGAGCTCAACCAAAACTTCTCCTTCTTCTGGGTAAAGCCTGGCATAAAGAGTCTTGTTCTGCACTTTACTCTTGAACCAGCTGATCGTTTCAAAAGACCATGTTTCTCCATTCACTGGCCTCACCTACAACACACAAGTTAAAATACAgcctaatgcattaaaactaaataaataaaccctacAGTAATATTACTAGAGTCACTCACGTTCACCAGAGAGACCTGCAGCGCTTGCACAGGTATGGATGCTGCTTCTCCACACAGTTCCTTAACATCCCAAAGAGAGACGCAAACAACATCTCCATAGTCAACCCTCCTGACCTCCACCTTAATGTCTGTGCAATCTCTGCTGCTGGGCCctaaaataatcatcatcatcaacatttcATCACTGACATCAAAACCGTTACACAGagttactgttaaaattacaaataaactgttcacctaaaaatgagctTTCAGTTCTCATGCAGTGACTCACTCATTCCTTGTCAAAAGCAGCAGGAAAGAAATAGTGTTTGACAGATGAAATCATGAAATAAAGTCTTAAATGACATGGGTCAAGAGTGAAGATAATGAAAGActgatttaaaacagctttatCTGACCTTGACTCATCTGACAGATTCTGATGATCTGGCCACGGCTCCACGTCTCTTGCTTCAGAAACCAAACCATGACATAAACTCCAATGTTTGGGATGCGATTCATCTCCGCAAAAGATCTGCTGCTGTTCCTCCTTTAATCATAATgtaaacagaaagagaaagacatcAGTACTGGAACTGCACAGacacagtaataaaaaataaagatatcccacatagggctgcacgatgtgtcgtttaagcatcgatatcgcgatgtacgaatccacgatagtcacatcgtaggatgtgcgatgtaggctgtcgtagttaacccgttattcattaaccgtacgggctgctccccggcccttgacgaatgtgattcgcggattaattgcacagtttaaccatcatagagtgaaagtttatcatttgcatgtgttttttaagtcctgtcagtttaacagggcgcatataagaacgagcagagagagagagagagagagagagcgagtgagcgagcgagagcgagagagagagcgcgcccaGGTCGCGCGCGCTCAACTTCACCGTCTtcaacacgagcgctgtctttctctctccctcgcgcatattaatcaaaatcaattgacacgatggtgtcggaaaaaaaaaataaaaaacctatccagtgatgaaatgttttctgtgttgtcaaatcttgtgcgatatcctaaactgccgagataattacacaacacgtgccatacacgtctgattcgcgaactaatgattcctttgaaccgattcaatttaatgaaactgacctgtccaacactgaactcacgagacgtctaaattggtgtattaaaaaaaatctgtaacactttacaataatgttctatttattaaactatttaactacattatttaacatttactattactaaactgcacttctacaacattgttaatttcaacatttaggctatagccttcattgttgaaatcaaaagtatttgttaacataattaatgcactgtgaagtgacattaccaaacaatgaacacctgggtttttataaactaagataaacaaagattaataaatatagtaacaaaagtattgctcgtgggtaagttcatgttagttaatatgttaacaattcaaaccatatcctaaagttacaaacaaataatttactctaatttaaataatactctgatgtttaaatcatttaaaatgagaatgtaagtgtgctcaccccatttttgtttgtaagaaaaaatttaattagatttcatatcccaatatatatcgcagaaaaataaaatatcgcaatgtaattttttcccaatatcgtgcagccctaatccCACACtacttcacctaaaaatttacattttctggAAACACACTCATCCTCAGACCATCTAacatgtagaagagtttgtttcttcatcagatttgattTTTTAGAcactaatggatgctctgcagtgaatgggtgccgtcagaatgagagagaaataggcacagatcaagcatcatttacaatctaaaacagctctaaacaaacatgTGGCTGGATTGTGAAGCGAGAGGATAACAGGGGATGGCCTTCACTGGAGGTACTGTTATGGATCATGGACTGTGTTTTGGTTTATAGATCAAAcatattgatggatttgtttcttgcaaacacacagctttgactgaagtggtgtggattattgtgatgtttttatcagctgtttggactctcattctgacggcacccattcactgcagagcatccatcgctgagacactgatgcaatgctacatttccacaaacctgatgaagaaacaaactcatcttgatcttggatgacctgagagtgagaacatttccagcaaattgttttatttttgggtgaagtactCCTTTCACTACTTACAGCATGATTTCAGAGAGTTGACAGAGATTGGTGTCCTTGTGTTGGATGAAGAACTTGTTGGGGTTAACAATGTGGCTGATAACAACAGGCATCTCCTCAAATCTGCGACTCTGAAACTCTGAGATTGTGACATGTACAGCGTGGTCATCTTCAGTGTGGTCAGTCAGTGTGTCGGGGCTTTGACCAACCTTCAGACGCCACGATTCTTCTGCTGAGGGACACACGCTTCGGCTCCAGAGATCAGGAACTTTACAGTCAGCTTGGAAATTAAAATCTGTCATTTCATTTGAGAATGGCTCTGGCCAGGACTGATCTGTATCTGAGAAAATATCCCCAATGTCCCACAATTCAGTGTTTGTGGCAATCATCCAGTGGTAGGAAACATCAGCGCTGCTTTCTTTCTCTGCAAACATGAGTTCAGAAACGTTCTCCTAAGAAAAGATCTTATCCTCCCTGTTCTCCTCGGCAGCGGTCAAAGCCACGACTCTCTGATCCACAGACGCTGTTGCACTGATGTTTTGTTGCTGCATCAGACCAAATGAAGACTCGGTGATGTTCGGCCTGTATTTGACTTCATCAGCTGATGACAGAAGTTCAGACGCTGgttttctgcttgttttcagaAAGTGAAGGAGTTGAGAGCAGGACAACTTCTGATGGTGGATTTGGTCGTTCTCAACATTTAGCTGAAGTACAGGTTTTGGATTTGGATGAATCTGATTTGGGTTGAAGAGCTGATTTTGACGACCTCTCGCAGGTTTTCTCTGATTCATGTTGATCTTCTGCAAACACTTCAAGCTGTTCTTGATCAAAAACATTCAACACGTGTCATAACAGTGCTGCTGCAGCTACTGTACTCTCAATTCAGATAAAAGTGCTTGATTTGTAGGATCATTTAAgcaattatttaatcattaattacaaatattgtatACCATGAACCAGGTCCAGAAATGAACGAGggatatgaataaatgaaataaatgagatGCTCCAGATATTTAAAAGTaggaacaaaaaaactaattcactTTCTCAAAGGCAAGTGCAGCTGATTGTGAAGCTAACAGGAAGTCAGAATCTGTTTAATCTTATGTTGTGTGTTGTATAAGTTAAAAACAAGAGATTGTCTTCATCTCAAGGTTTTTAGTGTCACAGGTAGAtgttccctgctgaaaaaacaacagaaaccatcacagaaattctaatggtttcactacaaataccatcacaaacattacaaaccatcaactactaaacattaaaaccattaatatagcactatataaatataatgaattattattataattaaaactgaTTTCCTGtagtgttttgggacatattccattaggatttaggtttttttttttaacaacccaCCGATAGAAGATGAAATTCCCAGAGACTACTGTACAAACCAATACAATtctcattaaaacattacaaattctgtgatggtttcatgttttgttcttcagCAGGATTGTGAAGCAGTAATTGTCAGTTACCTTTGTTTTAGTAGAATGACACTTGTTGAATTTGTGCTGGACAGATGAAGTTTACTcctgtttacaaacaaacaaacaagagttCTGACGCCCACATAAACCAATACTTATCATCaacaataaacaaatcaatatcaataaaatatccACAATAATCGTATTGCTCAGTGAAAATGGCATTATCAGCTGATTAGCAGTAAAATATTGCAACGACTGGACATGATTTACTATAAAGAGTTAAAATAGCAAATACttacatgttaaaatacaaaCATCTATCTTAAAATGCTGGATGTTTTACCTTCTCTGTGAGATTCTTCGTTTCTCTGGGCTGAGTTTGTTTTGTTGATGTTcgtttacagtaaataaaaaaaagaaactcctCATCACAAGATTAATCTCATCTTGAATTAACGTTAGTCGATATATTTGTCATAAATCGGTCATGTTGAGGTGATTAGAGTTACTGCTTCTGTAAATCATTAGATCAAGAAAAAGCTCATGAAGTGCTGCTGTTTGTTTTAATCAGTTTCTAGCAGAGACGAACTTAGCGCCACCAGCTGGAGGAGAAACACCACGTGTTGAGTTCAgatctgtttatttattgatttatttattacaaaggCGATAATCAGAAACTATTGcatattagatatataatatatatatatatatatatatatatatatatatatatatatatatatatatatatatatatatatatatatatatatatatataaaaaaaggcaaCGAGCGAAAAAGTCGTCCCATTATCAAATCTTCGATGTGGTATGCTAAATATATTCCAATCGTATTGCCATCTCtgctgtattatatataaaattaaattaaactataaaatgttgagaaaaagTAAACATGGCTACTGTGAATGTCAGTTTAGTTTAGAGAATTCTAGTCAAGGTTTaccaaattcaaatttaattgtgtaACGGAAAGggaataatgatatatatatatatatactatatatatatatatatatatatatatatatatatatatatatatatatatatatattggataatatatagtttttgttttgtaatatacATTACTTGCAAAAGTAAACTAGTAGTAATATAAAGCAAGGATCTGTTGGTtacacaacgcgctggatagctggccaatcagagcacacctcgcttttatTGAAGATGAGATTTgtgaaaatcgacgtgtttcagaaggcggggcatagaggagaaacaataatgtacagtatgtggaaaataatgtgttttatgaaccttaaaccacataaacagatttcattacaccaaataatgttctttttagcagcatcatatgacccctttaagtcattgaaataaggccataaaacacatacaaaatatttgttcacaatacttttgagaactggatgtgGTAGAGTTTGTGctacaaaatgtgaaaattatccTGTTCACtcgttcacagaaaacaatatattgatttaacatttgtaagACATGATTTGTGTTAGAAAGGTGTATGCGAGGgacaggggcgtcggactgggggggtAAAGGGTACCGAGTACCCAGGGCCCGAGGCAGGGGGGGGCCCTTAGAAGTCAGttttctatacatacatatacatgcactaacatttgtatagcgtttatatatacaaataaaaaagtttccTGTGCAAAACTAAACTTGTAGTTAGGCACTGGTTTGgtataaaaaaagtcattttcatgCTGTGCAGGGCCCCACCAACCCTCTCGAATCAATGTAAATGGTACGACccgcaggtcaggtgcttctgctgcGGACCTGCGGTGAATCAGTGAGTTAATGAGACAGGATCTGGAGTTAGCCGTGATATGAACTAGGAAGACAGGGGAAGAGtcatgtcaaaagtttggacatgtAGCGGCTGTATGCAGAGGTAAACAAAGGGTGTGCGAGATGCGGTGGAGAGCATGAATATGGCAAATGCGAGCAAGGAGTTGATCCCAAGTGTTGTAATTGCGGAGGGGAGCATAGTGCGGGATATGGAGGATGTGAGGTGAGGAAAAATGCAGCTCAAGTGCAAAATGTAAGAATAAAGGAAGGATTGTCATATTCGGAGGCGGTGAAGAAAGTAGGAAATACTTTGGAAATCAGGGGATAAAGGTAAAGGAATTCCTCAACAAAAGATGAAACGGCTCAGGGAAAAACTAAAGAGAACTTTGGGATTAAGAATAATGTGGCATTTGTAACCTTTATAGCTGAAGTGGTGAATTGTTCTGCGCAAACAGCAGAAAGCCGGACTGAAAgaatcagaataataataaaagcagctGAAAAATATCTAGAGAGTTGAGGGGATTTCTGTGGAAATGATTAGTGAAAAAATTAAAGATGCAGTTAACAAATACGCAAGCAGGATGTGGTGGTTCATAATGGTGCTTTTAATATTCCAGTGGAATGCGAGAAGCTTAATTGCTAATGGACaagagtttaaaaaaattcatCTCTGATCTGGATAAAAGACCAGATATTATATGTATACAGGAGACATGGTTTAAACCTCAGTTAAATTTTGTTTTGGAAGGGTATCAATTAATTAGGAAAGATAGGAAAAACTGTAATGGAGGTGGGGtagcaatattttataaaacaaggGGTGGGATACAGGAATGTACAAGTGAGTGAGGATCAAGAGGCGTTGATGATGGAAGTATGGGAAGGGAatcaaagtataaaaataattaatttttataatccaTGTGAAAAGCTATGTAAgaatgcaatggaaaaaataagaGGTAATACTAGTCAGAAGGTATATGGTGTGGTGATTTTAACCGCACATAATACATTATGGGGGAGTGTTAAAACAGATTATAATGGGTTAATAGTGGAAGAAATGCTAGATTGGGGACGGTTAGTATGTATTAATAATGGAAATATAACAAGAATAGATGTGAGTAATGGGCGTAATTCAGCATTAGATATTACTCTAGTTTCAGAAGATCTAGCTAGAAAATGTGAATGGAGTGTAAGCAAGCAAGTTCAATGGGAAGTGATCACTATCCAATATGGTGTCAAATTGGTGTGGATATTGTACAAACTGTGGTGGAGAGAATGCCAAGATGGAAATTTAAGGGAGCTAATTGGGAGCTTTTTAAAGAACTGTGTAATAACAATATGAACGAAATGGGAGAAACCTGAAGAAATAGAAGAGTTAAGTATGAAAGTAATTAAAGTGTTAAGAAATACGGCAGAGGAAGTAATAGGAAAAACGAAAACTATAAGTAGAAGAAAAGCAGTCCCGTGGTGGAATGAAAAATGTAGTAAGGCAGTGAGGGAAAGAAATAAAGCAATGAAGAAAGCCAGAAAATCTGTATTGTTTactgattacattatttttaagagagctCAGGCTATGGTTAGGAGAGAAATAAGAATAGCAAAAAGAATGTTCTGGAGAGAATATTGCAATAGAATAGGGGAAGACATTGAAATAAATGATGTTTGGAACATGATTAGGAAGATGGGAGGGATCCAGAGAAATATTAATATTCCAGTTTTAGTAGGACATGGGAAAATAGCGATAAAAGATAGTGATAAAGCAGAGATGTTAGTGGAAGCATTTGTAAAGGTGCATAGTAATGATAATATTACAGATAATATGAAGAAGTATAGGGAACAGAAAGTGAAAGAGAATGAGCATATATATGAAAAGAAGATTCCGTCAGGAAGTAGGTTAGACTCAACATTTACTTTATATGAGTTAAAGAGAGCACTTGTAGGGGTTAA
The Cyprinus carpio isolate SPL01 chromosome B14, ASM1834038v1, whole genome shotgun sequence DNA segment above includes these coding regions:
- the LOC122139582 gene encoding tudor domain-containing protein 1-like, whose protein sequence is MFAEKESSADVSYHWMIATNTELWDIGDIFSDTDQSWPEPFSNEMTDFNFQADCKVPDLWSRSVCPSAEESWRLKVGQSPDTLTDHTEDDHAVHVTISEFQSRRFEEMPVVISHIVNPNKFFIQHKDTNLCQLSEIMLRNSSRSFAEMNRIPNIGVYVMVWFLKQETWSRGQIIRICQMSQGPSSRDCTDIKVEVRRVDYGDVVCVSLWDVKELCGEAASIPVQALQVSLVNVRPVNGETWSFETISWFKSKVQNKTLYARLYPEEGEVLVELFMEKGKIGAMR